The proteins below are encoded in one region of Oreochromis niloticus isolate F11D_XX linkage group LG6, O_niloticus_UMD_NMBU, whole genome shotgun sequence:
- the LOC102081951 gene encoding ecto-ADP-ribosyltransferase 4-like, producing the protein MVSSVTRVGQRKTIICAITSLIFVVTHLPFSLQGTVKKTSTQNLTFYHSDATFDDCRFEVTVLNDNSMMQKWESCFKNFSEAWRNAKQHNRKPQHKHLEKDHSASLYMYTKSILQPVNLNFKSANRTGKPKETFESRSLYSFLTEGIQILKHNQVTCVRTHFKAETLLHLNISNKQVRFSTFMLGSDEWNFARNISCFEVHTCFGADITYYSALKQNNQVLIPPYEIFKVTDIQTETKECRISYRLTSNMNCVYSKESNMLHPISTLAVDGFWVIFTIICIVIICLLLSFALVKVYHKTNAVYSSSFSSKLQQPHCGLY; encoded by the exons ATGGTTTCCTCAGTGACGCGAGTGGGTCAGAGAAAAACGATCATATGTGCCATTACTTCTCTTATTTTTGTTGTCACACATCTACCATTCAGCCTGCAGGGTACTGTTAAAAAG ACATCAACTCAGAATTTGACTTTTTACCACAGCGATGCCACGTTTGATGACTGCAGATTTGAAGTTACAGTTTTAAATGATAATTCCATGATGCAAAAATGGGAATCCTGCTTTAAAAACTTCAGTGAAGCCTGGAGAAAtgcaaagcaacacaacagaaAGCCTCAACACAAGCACCTGGAGAAAGATCATTCTGCTTCTTTATACATGTACACAAAATCTATATTGCAACCTGTAAACCTCAACTTCAAGTCTGCAAATAGAACTGGAAAACCAAAGGAGACATTTGAGTCACGCTCACTTTATTCCTTTCTAACTGAAGGCATTCAGATTTTAAAACACAACCAGGTGACATGTGTTCGTACACATTTTAAAGCAGAGACGCTTTTACATCTGAACATCTCTAACAAACAGGTTCGGTTTAGCACCTTCATGTTAGGCTCTGATGAGTGGAACTTTGCGAGGAACATTTCATGTTTTGAGGTGCACACGTGCTTTGGCGCTGACATAACATATTACTCTGCCCTGAAACAAAATAATCAGGTGCTAATTCCCCCGTATGAGATtttcaaagtcactgacatTCAGACAGAAACAAAGGAATGCAGAATCAGCTATAGACTCACGAGCAATATGAACTGTGTTTATAGCAAAGAAAGCAATATGTTGCATCCAATATCTACTTTGGCAGTAGATGGATTTTGGGTCATTTTTACAATTATTTGTATTGTtataatttgtcttttgttgTCCTTTGCTTTGGTAAAAGTGTACCATAAGACCAATGCTGTTTACAGTTCTTCCTTTTCATCTAAGTTACAGCAGCCACACTGTGGATTATATTAG
- the ftr84 gene encoding tripartite motif-containing protein 16, whose translation MADSGFPLPPEAFCPLCADTVRDPVTIPCGDTYCLECIKIYWDQFDHMGVYSCPQCRATFTPRPVLKRNLPDVYHEPRRELPELTPFPYLNREVYCDFCVGRRNKAVKSCLMCLAYYCETHVKPHYESSTFKRHKLVDEMGHLDRKICPQHEKGLELFCRTDQMCICVLCTVREHRSHNITSAEDERIEKQKVLVVTQTEVQRIIQERMKELQELKHNIDVLKSEAQRAQAESDKTFHEMLQAVERWKSEINQMIMANMQSAMSQAEGYVDRLEQEIMELQRRDAELQQILETEDNIHFLQSFPTLCVAPEAMVPKVLINPQFSFGEMSKTASDMKENLDDICKKEMGKLSKTVSETPVYILLPRNGSKRLKVPSNVDFQEPKNRTDFLRYACKLSFDPNTVYKELVLTDGNQKVARKKTIQFYPDHPERFDGFSQVLCKEPLTGFRFYWEAEWSGEFSIGVAYRSISRKGKNSHSLLGYNDKSWSLLCSDSGYSAWHNKVDRDLPGAPRATRIGVYLDYAGNTVAFYSVSDTMTPIHRFKAQFTEPLYAGFGVGSSVTLCQLKQPY comes from the exons ATGGCTGATTCTGGGTTCCCATTACCACCAGAGGCTTTCTGTCCTCTGTGTGCAGACACAGTGAGAGATCCAGTCACTATCCCCTGTGGTGACACTTACTGCCTGGAGTGCATCAAGATTTACTGGGATCAGTTCGACCACATGGGTGTGTACAGCTGCCCACAGTGCCGTGCAACATTCACACCTCGGCCTGTCCTGAAGCGAAACCTGCCTGATGTATACCATGAGCCACGACGAGAGCTTCCAGAGCTTACTCCTTTCCCCTACTTGAATCGCGAAGTCTACTGTGATTTCTGCGTTGGCCGTCGCAACAAGGCCGTCAAGTCTTGTCTGATGTGCTTGGCTTACTACTGTGAAACACACGTCAAGCCTCATTATGAGTCATCTACCTTCAAGCGGCACAAACTCGTAGATGAAATGGGTCATCTGGACAGGAAGATTTGCCCACAACACGAGAAAGGTTTGGAGCTTTTCTGCCGCACTGACCagatgtgtatttgtgtgctgTGTACTGTCAGAGAGCACCGCAGCCACAACATTACCTCGGCAGAAGATGAACGCATTGAGAAACaa AAAGTCCTGGTTGTCACCCAAACTGAAGTCCAGCGCATCATTCAGGAGAGGATGAAGGAGCTCCAGGAACTTAAGCATAATATTGATGTTCTAAAA AGTGAAGCCCAGCGAGCACAGGCAGAAAGTGACAAGACCTTCCATGAAATGCTGCAGGCAGTGGAACGCTGGAAGTCTGAAATCAATCAGATGATAATGGCCAACATGCAGTCAGCAATGTCACAGGCTGAGGGTTATGTGGATCGTCTGGAGCAGGAGATAATGGAGCTACAACGTCGAGATGCAGAATTACAGCAGATCCTCGAGACAGAGGACAACATTCACTTCCTGCAG AGTTTCCCAACCCTGTGTGTTGCTCCTGAGGCCATGGTCCCCAAAGTGCTAATTAACCCTCAGTTCTCCTTTGGAGAGATGAGCAAAACAGCCAGTGACATGAAAGAAAATCTGGATGACATCTGTAAAAAGGAAATGGGCAAACTCTCCAAGACAG tGAGTGAAACTCCTGTGTACATACTGTTGCCAAGAAATGGAAGCAAACGACTCAAAG TTCCTTCGAATGTAGATTTTCAGGAgccaaaaaacagaacagactTCCTGAGAT ATGCCTGCAAGCTGTCCTTTGATCCTAACACAGTTTATAAAGAGCTGGTTTTGACAGATGGGAATCAGAAGGTCGCTCGGAAGAAAACAATCCAGTTTTACCCAGATCATCCAGAGCGCTTTGATGGCTTCTCCCAAGTTCTGTGCAAGGAGCCTCTCACTGGTTTCAGGTTTTACTGGGAAGCTGAATGGAGTGGAGAATTTTCCATAGGGGTTGCTTATAGGAGCATCAGCCGTAAAGGGAAGAATTCGCACAGCCTGCTTGGCTACAATGACAAGTCTTGGAGTCTCCTTTGTTCAGACTCTGGTTACTCTGCCTGGCACAACAAAGTAGACAGAGACCTTCCTGGTGCTCCCAGGGCAACACGTATTGGTGTGTACCTAGATTATGCTGGAAACACAGTGGCCTTTTACTCAGTGTCAGACACTATGACACCTATCCACAGATTCAAAGCTCAGTTTACCGAGCCTTTGTATGCTGGCTTTGGTGTAGGTTCCTCAGTTACCCTCTGCCAACTAAAACAGCCTTATTAA
- the tppp2 gene encoding tubulin polymerization-promoting protein family member 2 has protein sequence MAEGSVSLEEVKTSFQKFAVHGDTKATGKEMNGKNFAKLCKDCNITDGKNVTTTDVDIVFSKVKAKSVRVITFEQFSQALTELAPKRFKGKNKEESLQQLYGLIVGKEPANIGVTKAAKAGAVDRLTDTSKYTGSHKERFDDTGKGKGKAGREDIPDTSGYVSAYKGSGTYEDKVKEA, from the exons ATGGCCGAGGGTTCGGTGTCACTAGAAGAGGTGAAGACTTCCTTCCAGAAGTTTGCAGTCCATGGAGACACCAAAGCCACAGGGAAGGAGATGAATGGCAAGAATTTTGCGAAGCTCTGCAAAGACTGCAACATCACTGATGGGAAGAATGTGACTACCACAGATGTTGACATTGTTTTTAGCAAAGTCAA GGCAAAGTCAGTTCGTGTAATCACATTTGAGCAGTTTAGCCAGGCCCTGACAGAGTTGGCTCCTAAACGTTTTAAAGGAAAGAACAAGGAGGAGTCACTTCAGCAGCTTTATGGTCTCATTGTTGGGAAAGAACCTGCCAACATTGGTGTCACT AAAGCCGCCAAGGCAGGGGCAgtggacagactgactgacaccTCCAAGTACACTGGCTCACACAAGGAGCGGTTTGATGACACAGGAAAAGGCAAAGGAAAGGCTGGGCGTGAGGACATCCCAGACACCAGTGGTTATGTGTCAGCTTACAAGGGCAGCGGCACTTATGAAGACAAAGTGAAAGAGGCATAA